The Williamwhitmania sp. genomic interval CTTATTGCCCTTACGATGCTTTATCTTGCCCAAGAAATAATTATTCCGCTGGTTTTTGCAATCATTATAAGTATAGTACTCCGTCCGATTGTTCAGTTTCTCGTTCGAAGAGGAATAAACCGAGTCCTATCCATTATTCTTACACTTTTTCTCACATTCGTTGCTATAGTTGCTGTTGGAGCCCTTCTCGTTTCCCAAATGAGTAAGTTTAGCGAATCATGGCCCACATTGGTGGATAGACTAACTACAATGCTCAACGAATCAATCACATGGGCATCCGGATATTTCGACATTAATCAATACAAAATTCTGCAGTGGATAACAAAAACCAAAGGCGAACTGTTAAATATCGATAATACTATAATTGGACATACGTTAGTTTCTGTAGGAAGCGGAATAATGGTATTGCTCCTGGTTCCGGTTTACACGTTCATAATCCTTTACTATGAAAGGCTCCTCATTGAGTTTATCCATAGGCTTTTTGGCGAATCGGTTCAGCCCCAGGTGAGCGAAACTCTGACTCAAACCAAAACAGTTATTCAACGATACCTAATTGGTTTAATTATTGAAGCGGTGCTGGTAGCAGCATTAAACATCACCGTTCTACTTGCTCTTGGGATTGATTATGCAATCCTGCTTGGTGTTATTGGTGCTCTACTAAATGTAATCCCATACATAGGCGGGATTGTGGGGGTGGCACTACCAATGATGGTTGCGTTAGCCACCAAATCGACAGGCTGGTACGCCATATATGTTCTAGTCTTATATTACATAATCCAACTAATCGACAACAATTACATTGTTCCAATAATTGTGGCAACTAAGGTTAAAATCAATGCACTTTTCTCCATTATTGTTGTAATTGCAGGTAATGCATTATGGGGAATTTCGGGAATGTTCCTTTCCTTACCCCTCCTAGCAATTGTTAAACTGATCTGCGACCATATTGAACCCTTAAAACCGTGGGGCTTTTTATTGGGCGACACCATGCCTCCTTTACTTAAAATGAAATCGATTAATCTTTTGCGATCAAAAAAGAAATCCACACAATAAAGGGGAATAATCAAGTATAATGTGGGAAGTTGGTTGAGTGGCTTAATAACTGTCCTGCCCATGAGTGCATAAAGGTTGCATGGACCTGTGGCTCATAATTTATGCTCGTCAAGAGCAAAGCGCCACAACCTAATCACTCGTAATGGGTAACTATTTTGCGGCTGCAAAAAGTCACCTGCAAACATGGTAAAGAAGGGTTAGTAGCTAAAACTTCATCATAAACGTTGCACCTTCCCCCTCCTTTGAGGTAGCGGTAAGTGTTCCTCCATGCAGGCGCATTATCTGTCGGGAGAGGCTTAGGCCAATGCCTGTTCCACTATCCTTTGTGGTAAAAAATGGGGTGAATATTTGATCTACATTTTCTGATGAAATACCCCCTCCGTTGTCGGAAACGGAGATGTATTTGCCGTCAGCGTTTTCCCCTGCCCGAATTTCAATTGTGCCGTTAGGAATATTCTCCAGCGCCTCCATTGCATTTTTTGTAAGGTTTAGCAATACCTGAATGAGCATTTTTTCGTCGCCATTTACCACCAACTGGGCTGTTGGAGGAGAGGTCTCCATTGCAATGTTACTCATCTCTAATAACGGTTTTGCAAGTTCAGCATGCGTGGTGAGGAGGTGAGCAAGGTTAATTGCTTCAAAAACAGGTTTGGGCAGCTGGGTTAGGCTGCGATATTGCTCCACAATGGTATTTAATCCCTTTCCCAATTTTTGGATGGTATGCAGACCTTTGAGCGTGCTGTCCACCAAATCGGTGGTTACCAGCAGTGGCGAAATAGGTTTCTTATCTGGTTCATACTGGTTTATCAACCCCGATGAAATCAAGGTGATGGGGCTTACCGAGTTATGAATTTCGTGGCGAAGAACCCTAATGAGCTTTTGCCAGGCATCGAGCTCGGTTTGGTCCACCTCGTTTCGAATATCCTGAAACGAAAGC includes:
- a CDS encoding HAMP domain-containing sensor histidine kinase produces the protein MVYKRFYITIILLAILLATIPLAAIWVWKKSYMVVTLCSLIALWPAVLAYLIYYINKTNRDLAHFFSAFQYKDSTLVFNDYKNDPTFRKLHQSFNGVISAFNRVLFEKEKDFIFFRRTIEHSATGILAISASGKVLLCNEAFLRLFCMHEISHVSSIEVEIPSLYRLIGNIRAGQQQLLSHISVNGPQKIAVKATEFMLEEEYVKLLSFQDIRNEVDQTELDAWQKLIRVLRHEIHNSVSPITLISSGLINQYEPDKKPISPLLVTTDLVDSTLKGLHTIQKLGKGLNTIVEQYRSLTQLPKPVFEAINLAHLLTTHAELAKPLLEMSNIAMETSPPTAQLVVNGDEKMLIQVLLNLTKNAMEALENIPNGTIEIRAGENADGKYISVSDNGGGISSENVDQIFTPFFTTKDSGTGIGLSLSRQIMRLHGGTLTATSKEGEGATFMMKF
- a CDS encoding AI-2E family transporter produces the protein MDNKIKLPFYAKTSIILAGLLIALTMLYLAQEIIIPLVFAIIISIVLRPIVQFLVRRGINRVLSIILTLFLTFVAIVAVGALLVSQMSKFSESWPTLVDRLTTMLNESITWASGYFDINQYKILQWITKTKGELLNIDNTIIGHTLVSVGSGIMVLLLVPVYTFIILYYERLLIEFIHRLFGESVQPQVSETLTQTKTVIQRYLIGLIIEAVLVAALNITVLLALGIDYAILLGVIGALLNVIPYIGGIVGVALPMMVALATKSTGWYAIYVLVLYYIIQLIDNNYIVPIIVATKVKINALFSIIVVIAGNALWGISGMFLSLPLLAIVKLICDHIEPLKPWGFLLGDTMPPLLKMKSINLLRSKKKSTQ